Proteins encoded in a region of the Neodiprion virginianus isolate iyNeoVirg1 chromosome 2, iyNeoVirg1.1, whole genome shotgun sequence genome:
- the LOC124297156 gene encoding neuronal calcium sensor 2, producing the protein MGCFGSKDKLSKEDMDFLKSHTRYDEATIKEWYKGFKQDCPNGRLTPAKFVDMYKMFFPSGNAEEFCDHVFRTFDMDKNGYIDFKEFLLAIDVTSSGTPEEKLKWAFRMYDVDGNGVIDIQEMTKIVQAIYDMLGACSSNRPADSAEERAKNIFAKMDENNDGQLTQEEFLKGCLQDEELSKMLAP; encoded by the exons ATGGGGTGCTTCGGGAGCAAGGATAAGCTGAGCAAAGAGGACATGGATTTCCTGAAGTCGCACACGCGGTACGACGAAGCCACCATCAAGGAATGGTACAAAGGATTTAAG CAAGACTGTCCAAACGGCAGACTGACTCCGGCCAAGTTCGTCGACATGTACAAAATGTTTTTCCCCTCTGGTAATGCCGAGGAATTCTGCGACCACGTCTTCCGCACATTTGACATGGACAAGAACGGCTACATCGACTTCAAG GAATTCCTATTGGCGATAGACGTTACATCTAGCGGGACACCCGAGGAGAAATTAAAATGGGCCTTTCGAATGTACGACGTGGACGGCAATGGCGTAATCGACATCCAGGAGATGACGAAGATTGTACAG GCGATTTACGACATGCTCGGCGCATGTTCGAGCAACAGGCCAGCCGACAGCGCTGAGGAGAGGGCGAAGAATATCTTTGCCAAAATGGACGAGAACAACGACGGACAGCTGACGCAAGAGGAATTCCTTAAGGGCTGTCTGCAGGACGAAGAACTCTCAAAGATGCTGGCACCTTAA